In Haematobia irritans isolate KBUSLIRL chromosome 1, ASM5000362v1, whole genome shotgun sequence, a genomic segment contains:
- the Alp4 gene encoding alkaline phosphatase 4 has protein sequence MLGISKLIYVCILTVNCVYGAVSTLEPPTFIRTLNSTDVGPEFVNSDDASRTRENGKPLEDMKYWYNVAEKQLGKTIKNAKKNHEDGYRRKAKNIIIFIGDGMGLTTITAGRIYKGQYLKHGYGEEEKLSFDEFPFTGLSKTYNVDKQVPDSAGTATAMFCGTKSDSGAIGMDTTRSKTNAKQGSLTSIMDWAQAVGKRTGIVTTTRITHATPAATYARVYHRDWECDSKVPPEAQGIHKDIARQLVENAPGNQFNVILGGGLSPLGATNQNEISTVNWEGGTEKVCSRTDGLNLTQKWLENGKVDNDKRVFVQNAEELEEVDFKKINRLLGLFRNNHISYALAKEKGEPSLKEMTEAAIEVLDRKDSNGYVLMVEGGRIDQAHHQNYAHAAMHEVYEFDRAIEAALEKTNADETLIIVTADHSHSVTLNGYPSRGNDILGFANKPTDPMVYETIMYANGPGFYDHLANDTSLGNNPISFWKNFSLITQEERQSPTYRHMSTVPLKDETHGGEDVIVFANGPGSSLVRGVFEQNYLAYVMSYAGCMGPAKDFDETCKIRGTSSAATSVPLLILLLAVSLVHLLK, from the exons atgttaggaatttctaaattaatttatgtttgTATATTAACGGTGAATTGTGTATATGGCGCTGTTTCAACATTGGAACCACCAACTTTTATACGCACTCTAAATTCTACAGATGTGGGTCCAGAATTTGTTAATAGTGACGATGCATCTAGAACGAGAGAAAATGGAAAACCTCTTGAAG ATATGAAATATTGGTATAATGTGGCCGAGAAACAATTGGGAAAAACGATAAAGAATGCCAAGAAAAATCATGAGGATGGATACAGACGTAAAGCAAAAAATATCATCATTTTTATAGGTGATGGTATGGGTCTCACAACTATAACGGCTGGACGCATCTATAAAGGACAGTATTTGAAACATGGCTATGGCGAAGAAGAAAAATTATCTTTTGATGAGTTTCCCTTTACAGGTTTATCAAAG ACATATAATGTGGACAAACAAGTTCCTGATTCGGCGGGTACTGCCACAGCTATGTTCTGTGGTACGAAATCCGACTCTGGTGCTATTGGTATGGATACAACACGCAGCAAAACAAATGCCAAACAAGGAAGTTTAACTTCAATTATGGATTGGGCTCAAGCTGTAGGCAAACGTACTGGCATTGTCACAACAACTCGCATCACTCATGCTACACCAGCTGCCACATACGCGCGCGTATATCATAGAGATTGGGAATGCGATTCCAAGGTACCGCCCGAAGCACAAGGTATTCACAAGGATATTGCTCGACAATTGGTGGAAAATGCTCCAGGCAATCAGTTTAATGTAATTCTGGGTGGAGGTCTAAGCCCCTTGGGTGCTACAAATCAAAATGAAATATCTACTGTGAATTGGGAGGGTGGTACCGAAAAAGTTTGTAGTCGCACAGATggtttaaatttaacacaaaaatgGTTAGAAAATGGAAAAGTTGACAATGATAAACGTGTGTTTGTTCAAAATGCTGAGGAATTGGAAGAAgttgatttcaaaaaaataaatcgcCTGTTGGGCTTATTCCGCAACAATCACATTAGCTATGCCCTAGCGAAGGAGAAAGGAGAACCTTCATTAAAAGAAATGACAGAGGCAGCCATTGAGGTCTTGGATCGTAAAGATTCTAAT GGTTATGTCCTTATGGTAGAAGGTGGACGCATAGATCAGGCCCATCATCAAAATTATGCTCATGCCGCTATGCATGAGGTCTATGAGTTTGATAGGGCCATAGAGGCTGCTTTGGAGAAGACAAATGCCGATGAAACCCTAATCATAGTTACGGCCGATCATTCACATTCCGTCACCCTCAATGGATATCCGAGTAGAGGCAACGATATTTTAGGTTTTGCCAACAAACCTACAGATCCTATGGTCTATGAGACAATTATGTATGCCAATGGTCCTGGATTCTATGACCACTTAGCAAACGATACATCATTGGGCAATAATCCCATTagtttttggaagaatttttcattgataaccCAAGAGGAACGTCAATCGCCTACTTATCGACATATGTCAACGGTACCTTTGAAAGATGAAACACATGGTGGGGAAGATGTCATTGTGTTTGCCAATGGTCCTGGTTCGAGTTTGGTGCGTGGCGTTTTCGAACAAAACTATTTGGCATATGTTATGAGTTATGCTGGTTGTATGGGTCCTGCCAAGGATTTCGATGAGACATGTAAGATCAGAGGTACCAGTTCTGCTGCAACATCCGTTCCTCTGTTGATACTTCTATTAGCGGTATCTTTGGTCCATCTgcttaaataa